The proteins below come from a single bacterium genomic window:
- the tsaD gene encoding tRNA (adenosine(37)-N6)-threonylcarbamoyltransferase complex transferase subunit TsaD, producing the protein MKILAIETSCDETAISIVDGSGGLKRPTFKILSSITLSQAKIHAHYGGVFPAIAKREHSKSLIPILKEALTKARMLKKTSSPLLLKTKNKKLQTLLAREPELLEQFLAFIPTIKKPDVDAIAVTYGPGLEPALWVGINFAKALSLVWNIPIIPVNHMEGHAVAALLVQKLKVKSKKSEKEIKLTYLKNYTLSPVKFPILALLISGGHTELVLTNNLLSYKLIGETRDDAVGEAFDKVARMLGLPYPGGPEISKIAEQAPERKESPFPLPRPMIHSGDFNFSFSGLKTAVLYTIKKIPNLTDNIKALIAREFEEAVTDVLTKKTLRAAEKYGAKTIIIGGGVAANKYIREQFEEILEKHSPKIQLLMSNKELSTDNALMIAIAGYIRIASLPKGKKIGTTPGLIKARGNLRFSNLLSHLPKN; encoded by the coding sequence ATGAAAATACTCGCTATAGAAACATCATGTGACGAAACTGCAATCAGTATCGTTGACGGAAGCGGGGGATTGAAACGTCCGACGTTTAAAATCCTTTCAAGCATCACGCTCTCACAAGCAAAGATCCATGCGCATTATGGAGGCGTATTCCCTGCGATCGCAAAACGCGAACATTCAAAAAGCCTTATTCCAATTTTGAAAGAAGCACTCACAAAAGCGCGGATGCTTAAAAAAACTTCATCTCCTCTTTTGCTAAAAACTAAAAACAAAAAACTGCAAACTCTCCTCGCGCGCGAGCCGGAACTCTTGGAACAATTTTTAGCCTTCATTCCCACCATCAAAAAGCCCGATGTTGATGCAATCGCCGTAACCTACGGCCCCGGACTTGAGCCGGCGCTCTGGGTCGGGATTAATTTTGCCAAAGCACTCTCGCTCGTGTGGAATATTCCCATCATCCCGGTCAATCATATGGAGGGACATGCCGTCGCTGCGCTACTAGTTCAAAAGTTGAAAGTAAAAAGTAAAAAGTCAGAAAAAGAAATTAAGCTAACTTATTTAAAAAACTACACATTATCCCCAGTCAAATTCCCTATTCTCGCGCTTCTCATCTCTGGCGGGCACACCGAACTTGTGTTGACGAACAATCTCCTTTCATACAAATTAATTGGCGAAACGCGTGATGATGCTGTGGGTGAAGCATTTGATAAGGTTGCACGGATGCTCGGACTCCCTTATCCCGGCGGACCGGAAATTTCAAAGATTGCAGAGCAAGCGCCCGAAAGAAAAGAATCTCCTTTCCCGCTCCCGCGACCAATGATTCATTCGGGAGATTTCAATTTTTCGTTCTCTGGACTTAAGACCGCCGTGTTGTACACGATCAAAAAAATTCCCAACCTCACCGACAATATCAAGGCGTTAATCGCAAGAGAATTTGAGGAAGCGGTTACCGACGTCCTCACAAAAAAAACACTCCGTGCTGCCGAAAAGTATGGCGCAAAAACAATTATTATTGGAGGAGGAGTCGCGGCAAATAAATACATCCGCGAACAATTTGAAGAAATATTAGAAAAGCACTCTCCAAAAATTCAACTTCTCATGTCAAACAAAGAGCTTTCCACTGACAATGCGCTTATGATTGCAATTGCGGGCTACATTCGCATAGCATCATTACCCAAAGGCAAAAAAATTGGCACCACACCCGGACTCATTAAAGCCCGTGGCAATTTACGATTCTCAAATTTACTTTCACATCTCCCAAAAAACTAA